The genomic region taataaccataataataataataataataaccataataataataataaccataatgataataataataataataataataataataataataaccataataataataataataataatataataataaccataataataataataataataataaccataataataataataataataataataataataataataaccataataataataataataataataataataataataataaccataataataataataataataaccataataataataataataataataaccataataataataataatgataataataataataaccataataataataataataataataataataataataataaccataataataataataataaccataataataataataataataataataataataaccataataataataataatgataataataataataaccataataataataataataataataataataataataataataataataaccataataataataataataaccataataataataataataataataataataataataaccataaataataataataataataataataataataaccataataataataataataataaccataataataataataaccataataataataataataataataataatgataataataataataataaccataataataataataataataataataataataataataataataataataataataataataataatgataataataataataataataataataataataataataataataatgataatgataataataataatattttcctCACCCAGAAGAGCAGGTTGAGCGCGTACAGGAGTCCGCGCACACACCTCACCGCGTCCCGCCGAGCCATCTGCACACCTGGACCACCATCACCCCGACTACCCCCCAATATACACACCTGGACCCCCGCCCCCTCCCCTCGGCTCTGTCCGGAGCCGCTCGGGTTTTTTGAGGGTCTTCCGGGAACAACAGGTGGAGAGTTCGGGTCCGCCGGAGGAGAGGCTCTAAACCCGGTCTTCAGTCTCCTTGGAATCCGATCCCAGTGGTTCCCCTCAGTCAGAAGGTCCAGCTCcgcaaacacacagcacactctCTCAGAAGTCCAGCAGGTCGCAGATAAACCCCCCGAACCGCACGGAGATCCAGAGTCTTGAGGCGTCACAGCGGGTCTCCGCTCCGTGctgtctggggggggggggggggcatgcttctacttcttcttcttcttctacactAATTAAATGCGTACAGCATCAGACCCCCACCCCTAGGGAGGACAGAGGAATGTGTCCGCCTCCGGggtcagcagtgtgtgtgtgtgtgtgagagagagagagagagagagagagagagagagagagagagagagagagagagagagagagagagagagagagagagagcagtgttGTGGGGAACAagacacagaggggagggggtcCTCTTGTGGACAGTTTGTGGGTGACAGCGTTGACTTAGTGTCCACATACTTTTGTCCCTTCACATAGATGTCTTAGAAtcgtattatatatatatatatatatatatatatatgacaagTGGATTTCTCTACGGGATAAATATCTAATTCTGATTCTTAAATACTTTTAGAAAACAGATTAAACTCCATCTCCCACGAGAACGTAAAAAAACGTCCTGGATACGTTTCAACTAATCAGAACACAAGCAGCCGTCAGCGTCTCTGAATAATACactcatttttatgttgctAATATATTTTAGTACAATGTGCTAATTTTGCTTGTACCTTTTCCAcgtgtatataaatgtatttatttaaaattatttcCCTTTATCTCAAATTGAGTAACTGTCACGGAACACAATTTCCAACCcgaataaataaagtattttacaagaaacacaaaataaactccAACTCCCGTGACGCATCTGTCCTGAGAACGTAAACGAACGTCTCTGCGTAGATTTCAACCAATCAGAACACGGGGAGCCGTTGACGTCACGGCTCTGACCTGCTATTGTTTTCTCAGACAGTGACGGCGCCATATTGGAGAAAGAAACCCGTTGATTTAAAACGCTAAAACCTTCCAACCGTCACCATGCTGTACCTGGAGGATTACCTGGAGAGTGAGTACGGGGTTCTGACTCATCGGTTCCAGAGTTAGAGGCGGGTTTTGGGCTTTAGATCGGGGTTATTTCCTGCTCCGTTAGCCGTTAGCTTAGCACGCTAATGGTTAGCCTAGCatcttttgtgtctttttttcatcttcACGCGTCATCAATTTCCCGTCATTTCGCAACGAGGTTGAGTCGATCTGCGCGTGAATCCGGTCCGATTGAATCAATCCTCAGTCTGCAgctgtttgcttgtttttgttttccaggaattattattaatattattattattcacgTTGTTTATTTTGAGTCTTCTGCCCCTCCTTCatgcttcctgttttatttcgaAAGTACTTTCcctttgtgtcttgtcttgttttacttcctgtcacttctctgctcacacacacacacacacacacacacacacacacacacacacacacacacacacacacacacacacagtgatgatAGTGACTACAGGTGTGTGTAACAGGATATCAGTGTGTATTTTTGGAGATGTAGATCTGCAGCTGAACTCATGAAGCACTGGCCGATTTCTCACTCATAAATACTTACATAACTTTTGACTGTGAGATTCTACATGCTAACtgttgtacacacacaaacacactgctaactctgtgtctcctccccAGTGATCGAGCAGCTTCCCATTGACCTGAGGGACCGCTTCACGGAGATGAGGGAGATGGACCTGCAGGTTCAGAGTGAGTACTGTAATGCAGGGCAACAGAGCCAGTACCAGGGGCACACCGTGGCAAACACACAATTAACACCAGGTGTGGCAGAGTAATAGAGGAGTGAGACTAGAGCAGCATGCATGGTGAATACCATAATACCACAATGACCATGACCTGgggctcctctcctctcccccacCTACCTCCCTCATACAAACCCTGGCTGTGTGAGGGTCTCTGCTCCTCACTGAGGTTCTGCTCCCCTGCGTCCCCAGCTGTGTAAGGGTCTCTGCTCCTCGCTGAGgttctgctccccccccccttcctccccggCTGTGTGAGGGTCTCTGCTCCTCACTGAGGTTCTGCTCCCTGCGTCCCCAGCTGTGTGAGGGTCTCTGCTCCTCACTGAGGTTCTGCTCCCCTGCGTCCCCAGCTGTGTGAGAGTCTCTGCTCCTCACGGAGGTTCtgctcccccccctccctccccagctgtgtgagGGTCTCTGCTCCTCACTGAGGTTCTGCTCCCCTGTGTCCCCAGCTGTGTGAGAGTCTCTGCTCCTCACGGAGgttctgctcccccccccctccctccccagctgtgtgagGGTCTCTGCTCCTCACTGAGGTTCTGCTCCCCTGCGTCCCCAGCTGTGTGAGAGTCTCTGCTCCTCACGGAGGTtctgctccccccccctccctccccggCTGTGTGAGTGTCTCTGCTCCTCACTGAGGTTTTgctcccccccttcctccccagCTGTATGAGAGTCTCTGCTCCTCACTGAGGTTCTGctccccccccttcctccccggCTGTTTGAGGGTCTCTGCTCCTCACTGAGgttctgctcccccccccctgcttccCCAGCTGTGTGAGGGTCTCTGCTCCTCACTGAGGTTCTGCCCCACCCCCTTACTGCCCGGCTGTTTGAGGGTCTCTGCTCCCCCCCCCAGCCTCCCCAGCTGTGAGGGTCTCTGCtcctccccccctgcctcccTGGCTGTGTGAGGGTCTCTGCTCCTCACTGAGGTTCTGCTCCCCTCTCCAGATGCCACGGATCAGCTGGAGCAGAAGGTCATTGAGTTCTTCGTCAACGCCAAGAAGAACAAACCGGAGTGGAGAGAGGAGCAGATGGAGGTCATCAAgaaggtcagacacacacacacacacacacacacacacacacacacaccttactgTTGCTTTAAACACGCTTCACATACACCTTACTGTTATTTAAGGGTGTCTGTGACCCCCCCCCAGCTGCTGTGACCCGGTATGATACTGTAACTGGTCCAACAGGTGACTCTCCAGCCCCGCCCCACTGCTAACAGATCGGGgttaacatgtttattgaaatgtgtttcaggaTTATTACAAAGCTCTGGAAGACGCAGACGAGAAAGTGCAGCTGGCCAATCAGATCTATGATCTGGTGAGTAGAGGTTCTGCGTCATTGTGATAGGGTGTTGTTTAGGACGCTGTTTGTTTAcaggtaaacaaacatattGATGTGTTAGTTTACCTGTTTGAGTCTGGTACAGAATGCAGAGTGCCGTTACCTCCAGCCTCCATTAGATGGCGGTGTCCCCTCTGTCTCAGCCTgtagtgacccccccccccccccccccctgtgtcCCTGGGCTCAGGTGGACCGGCACCTGCGTAAGCTGGACCAGGAGCTGGCCAAGTTCAAGATGGAGCTGGAGGCGGACAACGCGGGCATCACAGAGATCCTGGAGAGACgtcagtcccccccccccccccccacacacacacacacacacacacacacacacacacacacacacacacacacacacattacacaggACTGTGCTCCTTCATGCTAACTTCCTGTGGTGTCCTGTGCAGGGTCTCTGGAGATGGACAGCCCCTCCCAGCCCGTCAAcaaccaccacacacactcacacactggcGCGGAGAGTGAGTCCTCCTCTAGTCCTCCTCTATTGACCCCTCTAGTCCTGACTTTGTCAGCGTgtctctgtctcactgtttgtctctgtctcacggtgtgtgtctgtgtctcagtgtttgtctgtgtctcactgtgtgtgtctctgtctcacagtgtgtgtgtctctgtctcacagtgtgtgtgtctgtgtctcacagtgtgtgtctgtgtctcacagtgtgtgtgtgtgtgtctgtgtctccaGAGAGGAAGTACAGCACCCCGGCTCATCACACCACAGAACACGTTCCAGAGAAGAAGTTCAAATCTGAAGCTCTGCTGTCCACACTCACCTCAGATGCCTCCAAGGAGAATACTCCAGgtacactcactcactcactcactcactcactcactcactcactcactcactcactcactcactcactcactcactcactcactcatatacacacacacacacacactcatacactcacacactcactcactcactcactcactcactcactcactctcacactcacacacacactcgtacacacacacacacacactcatacacacacacatactcatacactcactcactcactcactcatacacacactcatacacacactcatatacacacacacacacactcatacacacacacacacacacacacacactcatacacacactcactcactcactcgctcactcactcactcatacacacacacacacactcatacacacacacacacactcatacacactcacacactcacacactcactcactcactcactctcacactctcacactctcacacacacatgtacacacacacatactcatacactcactcactcatacactcactcacacacacacacacactcacacacacactcactcactcacacacacactcatacacacactcactcactcacacacacactcatacacacactcatacacacacacagacacacacactcatacacacacacacacacatacactcatactcactcactcacacacacacacacactcatacacacactcatacactcactcacacacacacacacacacacatacactcatactcactcactcacacacacacactcacacactcactctcacactctcacactctcacacacacacgtacacacacacatactcatacactcactcactcatacactcactcacacacacacacacactcatacacacactcactcactcactcactcactcactcactcagacacacacacgcatacgcacacacacacacacactcatacactcatactcactcacacacactcatacactcacacacacactcactcactcacacacacactcatacacacactcactcacacacacactcatacacacacacacacacacacacacacacacactcatacacacacacacacgcacacacatacactcatactcactcactcacacacacacacacacacactcatacacacactcatacactcactcacacacacacacacacatacactcatactcactcactcactcacacacacacacacacacacacacacactcatactcactcactcactctcacacacacacacacacacactcacacactatcacactcactcacttactcactctctctcacatacacacactctcgcacacactctctcatgctgtgtgttgtgatgttctCTGAcagctgtttcctgtgtgtcCCGTTCAGGTTGCCGTAGCAACAGCACCCCCTGCTCCACCACCAACAGCACCAGTGTGTACAGTGTGACCCCCCCCCAGCCCCTCTCCTCCTATAACCTCAGCTCCCTGCCCCCGGGGCCAGGAGCCGGGGCAGGGGCCATCAGCATGGCTGCTGCTCAGGCCGTGCAGGCCACCGCTCaggtacatacacacacacacacacacacagaaagtccTTTACCTTGTGTCAGAGGAGTCCCCCCcacatgctaagctaacatgctcATATATTCTCCGTCACTTGCTCCTCTGTGCTATCGTGCTAAGCTAACGTCTTCCCCCCAGATGAAGGAGGGGCGCAGGACGTCCTCTCTGAAGGCGAGCTACGAGGCGATCAAGAACACGGACTTCCAGCTGAGCCGAGAGTTCTCCCTGAGCCGAGAGACCCCCggcttctcctcctctgccctcGCCAACACCCTCACCCAGACCCTCACCCCCTCCCCCGCCGCAGACTCCCGGGGCCGCAAGTCCAAGTGagcctcacaaacacacacacacacacccgtgTTAATGCCAGAGCTGTTTTATCTAACCCCCCCCTTCCTCCAGAAGCAGCATCAAGTCGTCCAACCACCAGTCctcgtcctcgtcctcctcctcctcgctgtcctcctgctcctcctcctcagcgCTTGCTCAAGAgctttcccagcatgcatcagcGCTGCCCGAGGCTGAGGCCAACAGCCAGGTGGACTGGACCTACGACCCCAACGAGCCCCGCTACTGCATCTGCAACCAGGTCCTCCTCGTCATCCTCCTTgccataatcatcatcatcatcattatcgtTGTTGTTGTCATTCTAACGTTTTGCCCCCTGTATTCAGGTGTCTTACGGAGAGATGGTTGGCTGTGATAACACAGATGTGagtatctgtctgtgtgtgtgtgtgtgtgtgtgtgtgtgtgtgtgtgtgtgtgtgtgtgtgtgtgtgtgtgtgtgtgtgtgtgtgtgtgtgtgtgtgtgtgtgtgtgtgtgtgtgtgtgtgtgtgtggatgtataatgtgtgtgtgtgtggatgtataatgtgtgtgtgtgtggatgtataatgtgtgtgtgtgtggatgtataatgtgtgtgtgtgtgtgtgtgtgtatattgtgtgtggatgtataatgtgtgtgtgtgtgtgtggatgtataatgtgtgtgtgtgtggatgtataatgtgtgtgtgtgtggatgtattgtgtgtgtgtgtgtgtgtgtgtgtgtgtggggatgtataatgtgtgtggatgtgtggatgtataatgtgtgtgtgtgtggatgtataatgtgtgtgtgtgtggatgtatattgtgtgtgtgtgtggatgtataatgtgtgtgtgtgtggatgtataatgtgtgtgtgtgtgtgtgtggatatataatgtgtgtgtgtgtgtcctcagtgtcccatcgAGTGGTTCCACTACGGCTGTGTGGGTCTGACGGAGGCTCCGAAGGGGAAGTGGTTCTGTCCTCAGTGCACCGCGGCCatgaagaggagaggcagcCGGCACAAATagactctgctgctgctcctcctcctcctcctcctcctcctcctcacacagcagGAGGTCTCTGTGCCAACACGTTAAACCCAGCCCTCAGATTTTGTTTACTCAGAACTCCAGTCTGTCAGGGTCTCTGTACTTTAATAAACCTACTCGCtggagaccccccccccccctttattcTGCCATACTTATTACCCAGAATCCCACTGGCATCCTTCTGTGTTTACTAACAAGGGTCTTCTCATCCTTTAAATGTAAACCTGGGGATCTAAACTCGagttttaatacaatttaaaaaaagaactacaaacatggccactgctggactacAACTACAGAAGCCTGAAAGAGAGGAGGCCCtggtgtgtttcagtgtgtgagttCAGAGAGACGTCAATAAAGATCTGAAGAGGATTTCTGTACGCTGACTCAGTTTGACTTTAATCTGTCCAGGTGTTTAAAGGTGAGTGTCAGGTACAGCATGGACACGTGTCCCAGGGGAGGCGCGTGGGGGAGGCTCGTGTCCCAGGGGAGGCGCTCGTCCCAGGGGAGGCGCTCACTgatttttctgtaaataaattTGATTCACTTCGCAGAAATggcttttttctcagttttggaCTTTGACTTTATTAATTGCAAACGTGGACATGTTTcagacacagcagcagagactgagCAGGCATTACTAATGGATGATTGATTGTCTCATTTTCTGAGTTTTGACTTTCTTCTAAAAATCAGAATTaatgcatatttttcttttgctcaAATCCTACATTTTCAAGGACTTTTTCAAATCTAAATGGgtcttgtttcattttctctcaggagacaatcaaactgtaaaaggTACATCCTGGAAAACGTACTTAAGGATTCAAGGTAAAACAATGAGGTACTATAATGAAATATATCTCCAGATATCGCAGCTGCAAAAATAAATTCTACAAGTTACAATATTTAGTATAAGGAAAACAATATCGAAGTATTCAAAGCAAAGGGACTAATGAAACCCAAATCTAAACTTCAGAAACGGGGATTCAAATGATATCAGTTTGGTAAGCTGTAATGAAATATACTATAGGTTAACTTTAAGTAAAGCATCTTAATTCAACAGTAATCGAAtctgtttaaataaaagtttCTCTGTTCCCTTttgtcctctgctgtgtgtctaCAGCTGGGAGTGATTtaaacaggaacacacacacacacactgacagggtgtgtgttttccagaAATAACT from Eleginops maclovinus isolate JMC-PN-2008 ecotype Puerto Natales chromosome 17, JC_Emac_rtc_rv5, whole genome shotgun sequence harbors:
- the ing3 gene encoding inhibitor of growth protein 3 isoform X3; this translates as MLYLEDYLEMIEQLPIDLRDRFTEMREMDLQVQNATDQLEQKVIEFFVNAKKNKPEWREEQMEVIKKDYYKALEDADEKVQLANQIYDLVDRHLRKLDQELAKFKMELEADNAGITEILERRSLEMDSPSQPVNNHHTHSHTGAEKRKYSTPAHHTTEHVPEKKFKSEALLSTLTSDASKENTPGCRSNSTPCSTTNSTSVYSVTPPQPLSSYNLSSLPPGPGAGAGAISMAAAQAVQATAQMKEGRRTSSLKASYEAIKNTDFQLSREFSLSRETPGFSSSALANTLTQTLTPSPAADSRGRKSKSSIKSSNHQSSSSSSSSSLSSCSSSSALAQELSQHASALPEAEANSQVDWTYDPNEPRYCICNQVSYGEMVGCDNTDCPIEWFHYGCVGLTEAPKGKWFCPQCTAAMKRRGSRHK
- the ing3 gene encoding inhibitor of growth protein 3 isoform X2; translation: MIEQLPIDLRDRFTEMREMDLQVQNATDQLEQKVIEFFVNAKKNKPEWREEQMEVIKKDYYKALEDADEKVQLANQIYDLVDRHLRKLDQELAKFKMELEADNAGITEILERRSLEMDSPSQPVNNHHTHSHTGAEKRKYSTPAHHTTEHVPEKKFKSEALLSTLTSDASKENTPGCRSNSTPCSTTNSTSVYSVTPPQPLSSYNLSSLPPGPGAGAGAISMAAAQAVQATAQMKEGRRTSSLKASYEAIKNTDFQLSREFSLSRETPGFSSSALANTLTQTLTPSPAADSRGRKSNSIKSSNHQSSSSSSSSSLSSCSSSSALAQELSQHASALPEAEANSQVDWTYDPNEPRYCICNQVSYGEMVGCDNTDCPIEWFHYGCVGLTEAPKGKWFCPQCTAAMKRRGSRHK
- the ing3 gene encoding inhibitor of growth protein 3 isoform X1, whose translation is MIEQLPIDLRDRFTEMREMDLQVQNATDQLEQKVIEFFVNAKKNKPEWREEQMEVIKKDYYKALEDADEKVQLANQIYDLVDRHLRKLDQELAKFKMELEADNAGITEILERRSLEMDSPSQPVNNHHTHSHTGAEKRKYSTPAHHTTEHVPEKKFKSEALLSTLTSDASKENTPGCRSNSTPCSTTNSTSVYSVTPPQPLSSYNLSSLPPGPGAGAGAISMAAAQAVQATAQMKEGRRTSSLKASYEAIKNTDFQLSREFSLSRETPGFSSSALANTLTQTLTPSPAADSRGRKSKSSIKSSNHQSSSSSSSSSLSSCSSSSALAQELSQHASALPEAEANSQVDWTYDPNEPRYCICNQVSYGEMVGCDNTDCPIEWFHYGCVGLTEAPKGKWFCPQCTAAMKRRGSRHK